ttgatcattttattcctcctcactccatatactccacaactactcatttcatacatcCATATACAAGAAAtggcttcatttgattcaatagaagatttggcaatcaccaaagcatggtatgcggaaaaTCGACTTAGACGTTAATCCTCCGAAAGGgtggattccacaaccttttgggctagggtacacaacaaatttagccaagagtttgggaatcctaacgcaagaagtgttcaacaagtgcacgctaggcaccaagtcatcgaaaacgcgatacttgcttttttagctctccaacctcggatttttaacactcgccccttcaccttgtccattgcacaatttgtgagtatttttttggtttggtttgcgtaacccatgttgttttatcttccaatgaaacaccactaacaaatgtaagtttgtttttgtagcaagaagtcgtgaaagcgcgctacttggaggaaaagggggaatcATTCactttcgatgcaagctatcacttcttggaagaaagaatcccggaggataacccggactacttggatgaTGTATCGTCTTCATCGGAGGAGGAAGAAGATTGATgactttagaagtttttgtataggttttgtaggtagacctctatgtaaaccctcacgagactataactagtctactagggtcgcctaggggtttaaaagcttgatgcatgtgctaaatgcatcctacaataataatgGAATGAATGAAGATTGGTAATGAAAGGAAACAATCGATTTATATATGTCGTATTTAAAATCCGATTCTGGGAATCAGTTTATAAAACATGTCAACGTTAACCGATTATTGATGTCCTCTGTTAATTCGTAAATACcaattcagaatcggtttacaagtgaatgaacgtaaaccgattctggacaCTTTTtacgaaaaaaatcaaaatgttggtgttttgatgaactctctaacattagtgctaattaatcagGAGTAAAATAGGtagtttggtaattattttgataaggggtggTGTAAAGTGATTTCTAGCGACATTTTTTTGTCATCTAGTTATAGGCCCCAGTTTAGCAGCGTTATTTTGCTTCACCTCTTGATTGATTACTTTTGAACTAGTGGCTATTAGATTAGGTTTGAGCAAGGTTTTATGCCGTGATACCTGGATGTGGGGTGCTATAAAAAAAATCAGTTCTTAATTCCATCCTGAAATGAACCGCACAAAGGCAAGGCAAGGCAATATCTGAGCTAACCAATGGGTCTACTGAATAAAACATGGTTCGTTGGATACAAACATATCACGATGAAACGCCGCCTtatccaaaatacaaaattagtgaACACAATTTTTCATAAAAGTAGATTGTTTTCATCCATGGCGTTTGCCGTAATGGAGGAGAGGGAAAACCATGACGACCCTGACAATGAAGTTGTTTCCATCTGCACCTGTTCACGATACTTTCCTACGACACCAACAAATTCATCTCACTTCCCGCACTCAACGCCATCGCCGATTTGATTTCTCATTACAGGGTTCTTCCCCTATCTTCATTCCTTGCAGTTACTAAGAATGGTTAGGCAAATTGATGTGAAAGAAATGACATATCGAAACCCTTTACTGATataatttttgtttgatttttcagTTTCACCATCAAATGATGATTCAAAAAATATAACTAGTACTATTAACATGGAAAGTTCATCAGAAGAAGAGGAAGTTCACAAAATTGTTGATGGCATGGATTTTGGTGAGCTTTGCAATGAGTTTGAATGTATTAGTAGTCCGTCTGTGGAATCTACTGCTAGACAATTAGCTCGTGATATTCTTGAGATGCGACAACGCAATCGTGCACTAGGAACCTTTTCAGTTTCTGTCAAATACAAGGTATCTTACTGCAACGGATtctgaactttttttttaatctcaaaaCTCTGGCACTCGACGAAAATATGAAACAGCTCTATGCTGCTATGTTTTGCGGAATGAATTTAAAGAGTAATATTTTATAACTAGACTAGAAAAAAAAATGCTCTATAAAGTTTTCTACATATTGTGAATTTGCAGGATCCAGTTAGATCGTTTACGGGCCGTGAGAAATATAAGAGACCGCTGTGGGTGACCGACGCGTTAGAGAAACCCTCGGTGgtaagaaggatttcttttgtaTTCCTTGGTGTCAGTGAAATGAGTGTCGTTCCTTAAACTTTAAAATGTACTCCTCGTAGTTAGATTAAGTTGCATGGGAAAACGACCAAACAAAGAAGCCGTGTAATCTGCTTCTTCGTCTAATTGACTGACAAGATAACAAGATAATGGGATCTAGCTTTTAGTTGTAGGAATCATCATAATACTTTTTTTATGCTTCTGCTAACAGACAGTGCAAGAAATGGTGATGCTGTCTACTAGCGTGTTGAATATCAGATGGACACTCAGAGGGAAGTCTAAATCTTTGAGTATAGGAGGAGATGTTATGGTAAAGGTGACATCTCGGTTTACTCTAAACCAGATAAGTGGCCAAGTGATAGAGCACGAAGAGCTTTGGGATTTGTCTGATTCATCCGCCATTGCTaaggctttcttttggagttCACGCCGGCTATATGCTACAGTTGAGGCTGCAAAAGATACCACTGAAAATCTTAAGAATAGTGCCAAGAGATTTTCACCGGAGAAAGAAAATGTGGAGATATATCCAGATCCTTCTGGTGATCCAGCAAAGGTAACTTCTTCAAGTGTTTTTATGGTCCATTATATTACATTGCATGAGAGATTCTATGTTCTTCGGTGCAAACTAATTTTCTTCACAAATAAACACTCTGCAGCTGGCATTAATGATATCTTTCTCTGATTGTTTCAGTTCTTTCAACAAGACGACGGTTTCCAAAGAGATGTATACCAGATTGGGCTGTTTCTAGCAGTAGTCTATTTGGTTGTACAGTTCTTGAAGACAACCCTGTGAAGGTACAATGCATCCTCACCACCAATCCCTTCACCTGTGACAAATTGTAATTATTGAAACATATTACTAAAGTATATGCAGCACATTTTTGTGTTATCCTATTTTTCTTCTCTCAGTCTCGGCCTCGCCCAGCTACAAAACATTCATTCTCCTCATTGTTGGTTTTCTCATCACAGTTTGTGCAGATATGCTTTTACTTTTTATTCCTGTTGTGTGGTCAAGTTCTAGTATCGCCTCTACTGTATTGCCCCTCGTCGTAAATAAACCGAACGGCAGTTCAGTACAAAcacatttgaacatccatttaaCTGCAAAAACCTGGAATTAGGAGAAAGTGTTTGCACAAACTCGGGAAATTCAAGTAGCACTGAAATCCAAAAAATTAGATGGTCCCTTGCACAAGGTTACTATAAAGTCAATCGGATAATTCCATACATTTGTCAGTGTTCCAGAACAATGAACTGTTGGCAGATTAATATTTTGTTAGATCAGAATGCgaggtctattttgttttaaTGACCATATCATATTGTTCTGGCTTTTGGCGCCTTTAATTTCGCTTCCGCAATTTGAGTTGCTCTCTTCTGATCTTCTCTAACTGAACCAACCCATCCCACCATGGTTCCAAAGATCTTTAGTTGAACTACTTCTGCTATACAATGTTGGGATACGCATGCAATAGGCAGAATGACAAATACAACAATTTCTATTTCTCATCATATTTCTAGTCAAACCTATCCAAATAAAACACTTGACGACATTACTACAAGTCCGAACAAAAAATTTCTTCCACTTTTAGGAAGAAATGACCCTGCTGCTGAAAAACTGACTCTCTGTTGCTGGCCCCTGCAATTAAACATCagtgaaaaaaaaagaattataataGAATATAGCATGagaggttatcaaaaaaaaaaaaagttgtactACTGATTATGTTATGCACGTTGAACAACAGGGACAT
This DNA window, taken from Papaver somniferum cultivar HN1 chromosome 3, ASM357369v1, whole genome shotgun sequence, encodes the following:
- the LOC113358219 gene encoding uncharacterized protein LOC113358219, with protein sequence MTTLTMKLFPSAPVHDTFLRHQQIHLTSRTQRHRRFDFSLQVSPSNDDSKNITSTINMESSSEEEEVHKIVDGMDFGELCNEFECISSPSVESTARQLARDILEMRQRNRALGTFSVSVKYKDPVRSFTGREKYKRPLWVTDALEKPSVTVQEMVMLSTSVLNIRWTLRGKSKSLSIGGDVMVKVTSRFTLNQISGQVIEHEELWDLSDSSAIAKAFFWSSRRLYATVEAAKDTTENLKNSAKRFSPEKENVEIYPDPSGDPAKFFQQDDGFQRDVYQIGLFLAVVYLVVQFLKTTL